The window ATAAATTTATCATTTCAGTCAGAAGTGATCCAACTTATTATTTTATTGTTGTAGAGTTTTTGCTACATTTAGTCGAAACTCTAAAAAAAACTACTCGTTATTAAGGCCCCTCTGCCTTTTTTTCGAGTAGTTTTTTTATGAATATGTTTTGATAGTTGGAGCTTGATAGTTCTCAAAATACTGAATAATTTCAGCAGGAGTAGTTCCAATGATCATGCCCTTACGACTCTGTTTAGTCATAAAACCAGTGTGTACCATTGTATCAAAATGCTGACTTAAATGAGCATAAAAGCCATTACTATTGAAAATTCCACATGGTTTTTGATGAAGTCCGATTTGTCCCCATGTGAAAGCTTCAAAAAGTTCTTCTAAAGTGCCAGGACCGCCTGGTAACGCAATAAATCCATCTGCAAGTTCCATCATTTTTTCTTTCCGTTGATGCATATTTTCAACAACAATTAATTCAGTTAATTGTTCATGAGCAATTTCCCGATTTTTAAGTAAGACAGGCATTACGCCGATAACGGATCCACCATTTTTTAAAACGGCATCTGCAACAATTCCCATTAATCCTACTTTTGAGCCACCATAAACAAGTTCAATTTCATTTTCAGCAAGATATGCCCCTAAATCTGCTGCATCCTTGGCAAAAATTTCTTGATTTCCACTATTTGACCCACAATAAACGGCAATACGTTTCATTTTTTAGCCTCCTTATAATCTCTAAAATAGTATAGCAGAAACTTCTTTGTTTTTTTAGCAATAATTGTGACAAAAAAAGAAAAAACATTTAAGCCAGCCAGGAGTATAATAAACATATGGTAGTGCTTCTACCAAAACACTCTTAATTATCTTAAGCTATACGTTTTTTAGGGGAAATCGGTACTTAGAGATAAAATTAGTTGATAGAAACTTACAAAGTGAATTCTTTGTAAGTTTCTATTTATTGTCGAGGAATAGAGTACAGATTCATAAAAATGTGTTAAACTAATTTTGCATTCTATAAAATAAAGTAGGCGTTTATTCAAGAGATTGGGGGATGGAATAGATGAAGATGACTATTAAAGATATTGCACGATTATCAGGTGTTTCGATTACAACAGTGTCCCAAATTTTGAATCATAAAGGAGAACGATTTAGTGCCAAAACACGAGAAAAGGTTTTGACAATAGTTGCTGAAAATGATTACAAGGCAGACTATTTTGCTAAAAACATGGTTCATAAACAAACTAAAACAATTGGAATGGTTGTGCCAGATATTACAGATTTATTTTTTTCAAAGTTAATTGAAGGTGTTGAACATTATTTAAATGAATTAGGATTTATGATTTTGTTGTGTAATTCTAATCATAGTAGTGAAAAAGAAACTATTTATATTGATGAACTGCTTCATCGTTCAGTAGATGGGATCATATTAGCAAGCCCAAATCCTATTCATTTAGCTAAATTAATTAATGAAGAGGGAGAGAAAAAAATTCCTTATTTTTTAATTGATAGAGGGATCAATCAACGAGATGAAGGCAAATTGTTAATTAATGAATTTGCTGGGGCGTATCAAGCGATTGAATTTTTGATTAAAGAAGGGCATCAAAAAATTGGTATGTTAGGTAATGAAAGCGGATATTATGAAACTACGGACCGTTTTTCAGGATATCAAAAATGCTTAGAAGATTATGGGTTAGAACAATCTTCTAGTTGGATTGCAAATGAGCCTTTAACGATTAAAGGTGGCTACGAAGGTGCTCAAAAAGTTTTAAAACAAAAAGAAATTACGGCTTTATTTTGTGGAAATGATCAGATGGCAATCGGTGCCTATCGAGGGATTCAAGAGTTGGGACTAAAGATTCCAGATGATATTTCTGTAATAGGTTACGATGGTTTAGAAATTACGGACTATCTTGTACCGGCCTTAACAACTGTTCAGCAACCAATCTATGATATAGGTTATACAGCTGCTAAATTTTTATTAGAAAACATTGGCAATCCTCAAGAAAAAATTCCAAACCAATGCTTTGATACTCAACTATTGAAAAAGAGTAGCACAAAAAAACTTGCGCCAGTAGATAAATAATGCTACGCTTTCTTTGTGAACTTTAGTTTTAAGTTGTTAAAAGAGATGTAATTTTGTTTAGATACAGATAAGTAAAACGTTTTACCTAGATAAAATGAATTCAAGGAGTGATAAGCAGATGAGAATGGTGGACCTAATTGAGAAAAAACGTGACGGGCATGAACTCACGAATACAGAAATTAACTTTATTGTAACAGGATATACAAATGGGGAAATTCCAGATTACCAGATGAGTGCTTTAGCAATGGCTATTTTCTTTCAAGATATGACAAATGAAGAAATTGCTAACTTAACCTTAGCAATGGCTAATTCAGGTGAAATAATTGATTTATCAGCTATTCATGGTATTAAAGTAGATAAACATTCAACTGGTGGAGTTGGTGATACAACAACGATTGTATTAGCTCCATTGGTAGCAGCTGTGGGTGTACCCGTTGCTAAGATGTCTGGTCGAGGCTTAGGTCACACAGGTGGCACAATTGATAAACTTGAAGCCATTCCTGGTTTTAATGTTGAAATTTCAAATGAAGAGTTTATTGAATTTGTCAATCGCGATAAGGTTGCAGTTATTGGACAATCAGGTGATTTAGCTCCAGCTGATAAAAAATTATATGCTTTGCGTGACGTTACAGGAACTGTCGATTCAATTCCTTTGATAGCTAGCTCTATTATGAGTAAAAAAATTGCAGCGGGGGCAGATGCTATCGTTTTAGATGTAACTACTGGCGATGGTGCCTTCATGAAAAATCAAAAAGATGCTGAACGTTTAGCAAAAACAATGGTGCAAATTGGTAAGTTAGCCAATCGTCAAACAATGGCTATTATTTCGGATATGTCTCAACCACTAGGCTTAGCCATTGGAAATTCATTAGAAATCAAAGAAGCAATTGATGCATTAAATGGGAATGGTCCAGCAGATTTAATGGAGATGGTCTATGTTTTAGGCAGTCAAATGGTTGTCTTAGCTAAAAAAGCTGAAAATTTAGCAGATGCTCGTACTATGTTAGAAGAAGCGATTGTTTCTGGTGCGGCCATTCAAAAATTTAAAGAAATGGTTCAAAATCAAGGTGGCGACAGCACGGTGATTGATCATCCTGAAAAACTGCCACAAGCGGAATATCAGATTGTATTGCCAGCAAAAGAAGCTGGAGTAATCTCAAAAATGGTTGCCGATCAATTAGGAATAGCAGCAATGTTGCTAGGAGCAGGCCGTCGAACAAAAGAAGATCAAATTGATTTTTCAGTAGGTTTGATGTTGCATAAAAAAGTTGGAGACAAGGTTGCTATTGGTGAACCATTAGTGACGGTTTATGCGAATTCAGAAGAGATAGAAGAAGTAAAAAATAAAATTTATGCAAGTATCACAGTGGCTGAAAATGCAGAGGAGCCAATTTTAATTCATCAGATTATTACAGAATAAATAAAAAGGCGTAAGTTCGTGTGAGGCGAAGAACTTACGCTATTTATTTTGCTAAAATAGACAATCAATACCTAATTTCTTTAAGAAATTAATCAGGTGATATTTCTAGAAAACATAAATATTGTTAAAATAGTGTTAATATAGTATGATATTAATTATTAAATGTTATCTATATGATTTTAAGGATGTGAGGCAATTTCACGAGGGGTTAGCAGCTGTTTTAATAGTTGTAAAAAAGTATAAGTATTCATTTGTA is drawn from Carnobacterium gallinarum DSM 4847 and contains these coding sequences:
- a CDS encoding TIGR00730 family Rossman fold protein; amino-acid sequence: MKRIAVYCGSNSGNQEIFAKDAADLGAYLAENEIELVYGGSKVGLMGIVADAVLKNGGSVIGVMPVLLKNREIAHEQLTELIVVENMHQRKEKMMELADGFIALPGGPGTLEELFEAFTWGQIGLHQKPCGIFNSNGFYAHLSQHFDTMVHTGFMTKQSRKGMIIGTTPAEIIQYFENYQAPTIKTYS
- a CDS encoding LacI family DNA-binding transcriptional regulator produces the protein MKMTIKDIARLSGVSITTVSQILNHKGERFSAKTREKVLTIVAENDYKADYFAKNMVHKQTKTIGMVVPDITDLFFSKLIEGVEHYLNELGFMILLCNSNHSSEKETIYIDELLHRSVDGIILASPNPIHLAKLINEEGEKKIPYFLIDRGINQRDEGKLLINEFAGAYQAIEFLIKEGHQKIGMLGNESGYYETTDRFSGYQKCLEDYGLEQSSSWIANEPLTIKGGYEGAQKVLKQKEITALFCGNDQMAIGAYRGIQELGLKIPDDISVIGYDGLEITDYLVPALTTVQQPIYDIGYTAAKFLLENIGNPQEKIPNQCFDTQLLKKSSTKKLAPVDK
- a CDS encoding pyrimidine-nucleoside phosphorylase translates to MRMVDLIEKKRDGHELTNTEINFIVTGYTNGEIPDYQMSALAMAIFFQDMTNEEIANLTLAMANSGEIIDLSAIHGIKVDKHSTGGVGDTTTIVLAPLVAAVGVPVAKMSGRGLGHTGGTIDKLEAIPGFNVEISNEEFIEFVNRDKVAVIGQSGDLAPADKKLYALRDVTGTVDSIPLIASSIMSKKIAAGADAIVLDVTTGDGAFMKNQKDAERLAKTMVQIGKLANRQTMAIISDMSQPLGLAIGNSLEIKEAIDALNGNGPADLMEMVYVLGSQMVVLAKKAENLADARTMLEEAIVSGAAIQKFKEMVQNQGGDSTVIDHPEKLPQAEYQIVLPAKEAGVISKMVADQLGIAAMLLGAGRRTKEDQIDFSVGLMLHKKVGDKVAIGEPLVTVYANSEEIEEVKNKIYASITVAENAEEPILIHQIITE